The following coding sequences are from one Natrarchaeobaculum sulfurireducens window:
- a CDS encoding DEAD/DEAH box helicase — MTRSSDPGCASIELRYEDGTVRIDGLEVAAADAVRERVPELAADHRTAGRRVPASRYATLRRALLEATDVDPASLEDRVLDCDRLHGLESTYELRSYQEAALSAWLEADRWANASVSTPECGVDRAPAGVLELPTGSGKTVVALKAIEDLGVSTLVIVPTIDLLEQWHRELETEFDREIGRFGGGEQRLESITVSTYDSAYLKADTVGDRFGLVVFDEVHHLGGEGYREIGRLLAAPARLGLTATFERPDGAHEVIEGLVGPVVHRISADELAGDHLAPYDVKRLEVSLTPDEREAYDRHQGVFADYLARSNIQMRSGSDYQELVKRSGSDPRAREALLARQRARTIVYGSTAKIEALEGILEAHRGERTIVFTAHNDLAYDVSERFLIPTITHQTGAAERREILDRFREGTYTRIATSNVLDEGVDVPDASVAVVLSGSASEREFVQRLGRILRPTADATRAILYEVVAADTSEERVADRRRNR, encoded by the coding sequence GTGACACGGTCTTCGGATCCCGGCTGCGCGTCGATCGAGCTCCGGTATGAGGACGGGACGGTCCGAATCGACGGGCTCGAGGTGGCGGCCGCCGACGCAGTCCGCGAGCGAGTGCCCGAACTCGCGGCCGACCACCGGACGGCGGGCCGACGTGTTCCGGCGTCTCGCTACGCCACGCTCCGGCGTGCGCTGCTCGAGGCCACGGACGTCGATCCGGCCTCACTCGAGGATCGGGTACTCGACTGCGACCGACTCCACGGGCTCGAGTCGACGTACGAACTTCGGTCCTACCAGGAGGCGGCGCTCTCGGCGTGGCTCGAGGCTGATCGGTGGGCCAACGCGTCGGTGTCCACGCCGGAGTGTGGCGTCGATCGTGCGCCCGCGGGCGTTCTCGAGTTGCCGACCGGCAGCGGCAAGACCGTCGTCGCGCTGAAAGCGATCGAGGACCTCGGCGTGTCGACGCTCGTCATCGTGCCGACCATCGACCTGCTCGAGCAGTGGCACCGCGAACTCGAGACGGAGTTCGACCGCGAGATCGGCCGGTTTGGCGGCGGGGAACAGCGACTCGAGTCGATCACGGTGTCGACGTACGATTCGGCGTATCTCAAAGCCGACACGGTCGGCGACCGGTTTGGCCTCGTCGTCTTCGACGAGGTTCATCACCTCGGCGGCGAGGGCTACCGCGAGATCGGACGCCTGCTCGCCGCGCCTGCCCGACTCGGGCTGACGGCGACGTTCGAACGTCCCGACGGGGCCCACGAGGTAATCGAGGGACTGGTGGGGCCGGTCGTCCACCGAATCAGCGCCGACGAATTGGCTGGCGATCACCTCGCACCGTACGACGTCAAACGACTCGAGGTGTCTCTCACCCCCGACGAGCGCGAGGCGTACGACCGCCATCAGGGTGTCTTCGCGGACTACCTCGCCCGATCGAACATCCAGATGCGAAGCGGATCGGATTACCAGGAACTCGTCAAACGTTCCGGCAGCGACCCCAGAGCCCGCGAAGCACTCCTCGCACGCCAGCGCGCTCGCACGATCGTCTATGGAAGTACGGCCAAAATCGAGGCGCTCGAGGGAATTCTCGAGGCCCACCGCGGCGAGCGCACGATCGTCTTTACGGCCCATAACGACCTCGCGTACGACGTCAGCGAGCGGTTTCTGATCCCGACGATAACACACCAGACGGGGGCCGCGGAGCGACGCGAGATCTTAGACCGGTTTCGCGAGGGGACCTACACCCGGATCGCGACGTCGAACGTGCTCGACGAAGGCGTCGACGTCCCTGACGCCTCGGTCGCGGTCGTGCTCTCTGGTAGCGCCAGCGAACGCGAGTTCGTCCAGCGACTCGGACGCATCCTCCGGCCGACCGCGGACGCGACCCGAGCGATTCTCTATGAGGTCGTCGCTGCCGACACGAGCGAAGAACGGGTTGCAGATCGTCGCCGGAATCGATAA
- a CDS encoding SDR family oxidoreductase, with the protein MSLAKPDLSGSTAFITGTTRGIGKAIALALAEQGCNVVSTGKTSEEDEYGDERDLEGSIEQTAREVEDRGAEALAIKLNVRDEESVTDAAEQAIDRFGEVNIVINNASAIQLLPTEDLPPNRFDLLTDVNVRGTYLTCRAFADHLKTVDEDAWVLTNAPPIEIDRSPGSGPYTWSKLGMSFITLSLAEELGNHDVGCNTFWPVTAIDTRATRHFGLGTEDDWRTTDIVSDTVLEILSRDPAEFTGNAIYDEELLREAGLEDFSAYNLTPGDPGPMSALIADPDYSRPE; encoded by the coding sequence ATGTCTCTGGCGAAACCCGATCTGTCGGGAAGTACGGCGTTCATCACCGGGACGACACGCGGCATCGGCAAGGCGATCGCGCTCGCGCTCGCCGAGCAGGGCTGTAACGTCGTCTCGACAGGCAAGACGAGCGAAGAAGACGAGTACGGCGATGAACGGGACCTCGAGGGATCGATCGAACAGACTGCACGCGAAGTCGAAGACCGTGGCGCAGAGGCGCTCGCGATCAAGCTGAACGTTCGTGACGAAGAAAGCGTCACCGACGCCGCCGAGCAGGCGATCGACCGTTTCGGGGAGGTGAACATCGTCATCAACAACGCGAGTGCGATCCAGTTGCTCCCGACCGAGGACCTTCCACCGAACCGGTTCGACCTGTTGACCGACGTCAACGTCCGAGGGACCTACCTCACCTGCCGGGCGTTCGCCGACCACCTCAAAACCGTCGACGAGGACGCGTGGGTACTGACGAACGCCCCGCCGATCGAGATCGACCGCAGTCCCGGCAGCGGCCCGTATACCTGGTCGAAACTCGGCATGTCGTTCATTACGCTCTCGCTGGCCGAGGAACTCGGAAACCACGACGTCGGCTGTAACACCTTCTGGCCCGTGACCGCGATCGACACCCGCGCGACGCGTCACTTCGGGCTCGGAACCGAAGACGACTGGCGGACGACCGACATCGTCTCCGATACCGTCCTCGAGATCCTCAGTCGCGACCCTGCCGAGTTCACCGGCAACGCCATCTACGACGAAGAACTGCTCCGCGAGGCCGGACTCGAGGACTTCTCGGCGTACAACCTCACGCCTGGCGACCCCGGACCGATGTCGGCGCTGATCGCCGATCCGGACTACTCGCGACCCGAGTAG
- the grpE gene encoding nucleotide exchange factor GrpE, with product MSEDEGTTPTAQGVPSEADAATGAANEDDAGIDDEETTANESPERDVADAPTDGERTSPTEMAGPETTDDVETVLERVAEHDDELASQVSAIVEQARDLADTVDHQRDELEDLGERVDAQGETIADLQTSLETAEEQLETREAELEELKQRLKRKQADFQNYKKRAKKRQKQIKDRATEDLVERLLGVRDNLKRALGEESGDADALRDGVEMTLREFDRVLEDENVSEVDPEPGSEVDPQRHEVMMRMDSAQPEGTIADVYTPGYEMGDKVIQAAQVTVSNGTLVDDTESETEAERDDEGAASDSSEPTEMDDESVDDTVDADTEAPEDDEDADSET from the coding sequence ATGAGCGAAGACGAGGGCACGACTCCCACCGCCCAGGGTGTCCCGTCCGAGGCGGACGCCGCCACCGGGGCGGCCAACGAGGACGATGCAGGAATCGACGACGAGGAAACGACCGCAAACGAGTCACCGGAACGCGACGTGGCCGACGCCCCAACTGACGGCGAGCGGACGTCGCCAACCGAGATGGCAGGCCCCGAGACGACCGACGACGTCGAGACCGTCCTCGAGCGCGTCGCCGAACACGACGACGAACTTGCCTCACAGGTCTCTGCAATCGTCGAACAGGCTCGCGACCTCGCCGACACCGTCGATCATCAGCGCGATGAACTCGAGGACCTCGGCGAGCGCGTCGACGCCCAGGGTGAGACGATCGCGGACCTCCAGACAAGCCTCGAGACAGCCGAGGAGCAACTCGAAACCCGCGAAGCCGAACTCGAGGAGTTGAAACAACGACTCAAGCGCAAACAGGCGGACTTCCAAAACTACAAAAAGCGGGCGAAAAAGCGCCAGAAACAGATCAAAGACCGGGCGACCGAAGACCTCGTCGAACGGTTACTCGGCGTCCGCGACAACCTGAAACGCGCCCTCGGGGAAGAAAGCGGCGACGCCGACGCACTTCGAGACGGCGTCGAAATGACGCTACGGGAGTTCGACCGCGTGCTCGAAGACGAGAACGTCTCGGAAGTCGACCCCGAGCCGGGAAGCGAGGTCGACCCCCAGCGCCACGAAGTCATGATGCGCATGGACAGCGCCCAGCCCGAGGGGACGATCGCCGACGTCTACACGCCCGGCTACGAGATGGGCGACAAAGTCATCCAGGCCGCCCAGGTGACGGTCTCGAACGGCACCCTCGTCGACGACACCGAATCGGAGACCGAGGCTGAACGCGACGACGAAGGCGCTGCTAGCGACTCGAGCGAGCCGACCGAGATGGACGACGAGTCGGTCGACGACACCGTCGATGCCGATACCGAAGCGCCCGAAGACGACGAGGACGCTGACAGCGAGACCTGA
- the dnaK gene encoding molecular chaperone DnaK produces the protein MASNKILGIDLGTTNSAFAVMEGGDPEIIVNAEGDRTTPSVVAFTDDDERLVGKPAKNQAIQNPEKTIASIKRHIGDDDYAVDIEGKEYTPQEISAMTLQKIKRDAEDYLGEEVERAVITVPAYFSDRQRQATKDAGEIAGFTVERIINEPTAASMAYGLDEDADQTVLVYDLGGGTFDVSILDLGGGVYEVVATNGDNDLGGDDWDHAIIDYLAEEFEDDHGIDLREDRQALQRLKDAAEEAKIELSSRKETEINLPFITATDDGPIHLEKSLTRAKFESLTQDLIDRTVEPTEQALEDAGYAKDEIDEVILVGGSTRMPQVTEKVEELTDKPPQKNVNPDEAVALGAAIQGGVLSGEVDDIVLLDVTPLSLGIEVKGGLFERLIEKNTTIPTEESKIFTTAVDNQTSVQVRVFQGEREIAAENELLGEFHLTGIPPAPAGTPQIEVMFSIDENGIVNVSAEDKGTGESEEITIEGGAGLSDDEIDRLQQEAEAHAEEDQQRRERIEARNTAEATIQRAETLLEENDEQVDDDLRTDIEAAIDDLEETIDDGDAEAEDIEAATEELSTQLQEIGKQMYQQAGAAGAEGGAGGAAGAGPGGMGGMGGMGDAGPGPNAGPGGADSDDEEFVDADFEEVDDEEEN, from the coding sequence ATGGCGAGCAACAAGATTCTCGGTATCGACCTCGGGACGACGAACAGCGCGTTCGCAGTGATGGAAGGAGGCGATCCGGAGATCATCGTCAACGCCGAAGGCGACCGGACGACCCCCTCCGTCGTCGCGTTCACGGACGACGACGAACGGCTCGTCGGCAAACCCGCGAAAAATCAGGCGATCCAGAACCCCGAAAAGACGATCGCCTCGATCAAACGCCACATCGGCGACGACGACTATGCCGTCGACATCGAGGGCAAAGAGTATACGCCACAGGAGATTTCGGCGATGACACTCCAGAAGATCAAACGCGACGCCGAAGACTACCTCGGCGAAGAGGTCGAACGCGCCGTCATCACGGTCCCGGCATACTTCTCGGACCGTCAACGGCAGGCAACCAAGGACGCCGGCGAGATCGCCGGGTTCACCGTCGAGCGGATCATCAACGAGCCGACGGCCGCCTCGATGGCTTATGGCCTCGACGAGGACGCCGACCAGACCGTGCTCGTCTACGACCTCGGTGGTGGTACGTTCGACGTCTCGATTCTCGACCTCGGCGGCGGCGTCTACGAGGTCGTCGCGACCAACGGTGACAACGATCTCGGTGGCGACGACTGGGACCACGCGATCATCGACTACCTCGCCGAGGAGTTCGAAGACGACCACGGCATCGACCTCCGCGAGGACCGCCAGGCCCTCCAACGGCTCAAAGACGCCGCCGAAGAGGCCAAAATCGAACTCTCGAGTCGGAAAGAGACGGAGATCAACCTGCCGTTCATTACGGCGACCGACGACGGCCCGATCCACCTCGAGAAGTCGCTCACGCGTGCGAAGTTCGAGTCGCTGACCCAGGATCTCATCGACCGCACGGTCGAGCCAACCGAGCAGGCGCTCGAGGACGCAGGGTACGCTAAAGACGAGATCGACGAGGTGATCCTCGTCGGTGGTTCGACCCGGATGCCCCAGGTCACAGAGAAGGTCGAAGAACTTACGGACAAGCCACCGCAGAAGAACGTCAACCCCGACGAGGCGGTCGCGCTGGGTGCGGCGATCCAAGGCGGCGTGCTTTCCGGCGAGGTCGACGACATCGTCCTGCTCGACGTCACGCCGCTATCCCTCGGTATCGAGGTCAAAGGCGGCCTCTTCGAGCGACTCATCGAGAAGAACACGACCATCCCGACCGAGGAGTCAAAGATCTTCACCACCGCCGTGGACAACCAGACCTCGGTTCAGGTACGTGTCTTCCAGGGTGAACGCGAGATCGCCGCCGAGAACGAACTGCTCGGCGAGTTCCACCTCACCGGCATCCCGCCGGCCCCGGCCGGGACTCCCCAGATCGAAGTGATGTTCTCGATCGACGAGAACGGTATCGTCAACGTCAGCGCCGAGGACAAAGGCACCGGCGAGTCCGAAGAGATCACCATCGAAGGCGGCGCTGGCCTTTCCGACGACGAGATCGACCGCCTCCAACAGGAAGCCGAAGCACACGCCGAAGAGGACCAACAGCGACGCGAGCGCATCGAGGCACGGAACACGGCAGAGGCGACGATCCAGCGCGCCGAAACCCTCCTCGAGGAAAACGACGAGCAGGTCGACGACGACCTTCGCACCGACATCGAGGCCGCCATCGACGACCTCGAGGAGACGATCGACGATGGCGACGCCGAAGCCGAAGACATCGAGGCCGCAACCGAGGAGCTAAGCACCCAACTGCAGGAGATCGGCAAGCAGATGTATCAACAAGCCGGTGCAGCCGGCGCCGAGGGTGGCGCTGGCGGCGCAGCCGGTGCCGGCCCCGGTGGGATGGGCGGCATGGGCGGTATGGGCGACGCCGGTCCCGGCCCGAACGCCGGCCCAGGCGGCGCTGACAGTGACGACGAGGAGTTCGTCGACGCCGACTTCGAAGAGGTCGACGACGAAGAGGAGAACTGA
- the gvpM gene encoding gas vesicle protein GvpM codes for MRPRKDEETLVDVLDVLLRDGAVLRADVVVSVADVPLIGIKLTAAIAGMETMTEYGLFEQWDVERRRSATTRQQHGPRDPAVDRNESMTVDGRSSD; via the coding sequence ATGAGACCGCGAAAGGACGAGGAAACACTCGTCGACGTACTGGACGTCCTCCTCCGGGACGGAGCCGTGCTTCGTGCCGACGTGGTCGTCTCAGTTGCTGACGTCCCACTTATCGGGATCAAACTCACAGCAGCTATCGCCGGGATGGAGACGATGACGGAGTACGGCCTCTTCGAGCAGTGGGACGTCGAACGCCGGCGCTCGGCGACCACCCGCCAACAGCACGGCCCGCGTGATCCAGCCGTCGATAGAAACGAGTCGATGACAGTCGACGGACGATCGAGTGACTGA
- the gvpL gene encoding gas vesicle protein GvpL: MESDPDASPEIEEGRYLYCLVRADEGASLETAGVDGEPVSVVVEDGIGAVVHACDGLYDSADLAQVRRWLVHHQTVVDEAGEAFGTPIPFQFDTILRGDDATVREWLRVESATIERYLEGLADHWEYRIEVVEIDPVDDETLIERDERLRDLETQIDDAESGTAYLLEKKRDQRLATVRAARRESVAADLESRLDQVAREVHALERSPSAALADDVTGGGEHGPDGEALCRFTVLAHADDEGVIGSVLDDVAAIDGLEVRFTGPWPPYTFAPALGDADNGGGPTP, translated from the coding sequence ATCGAGAGCGACCCGGACGCCTCGCCCGAGATCGAGGAGGGCAGGTACCTCTACTGTCTCGTCCGGGCTGACGAGGGGGCGTCCCTCGAGACGGCGGGCGTCGACGGCGAACCCGTTTCGGTGGTCGTCGAAGACGGGATCGGCGCGGTCGTCCACGCCTGCGACGGGCTCTACGACTCGGCCGACCTCGCGCAGGTTCGTCGGTGGCTCGTCCACCACCAGACGGTCGTCGACGAGGCCGGCGAGGCCTTCGGAACGCCGATCCCGTTCCAGTTCGATACGATCCTTCGGGGCGACGACGCGACCGTCCGCGAGTGGCTCCGTGTAGAATCGGCCACCATCGAACGATACCTCGAGGGACTGGCCGACCACTGGGAGTACCGGATCGAGGTCGTCGAAATCGATCCCGTCGACGACGAGACGTTGATCGAACGCGACGAGCGTCTGCGCGACCTCGAGACACAGATCGACGACGCCGAGTCGGGAACGGCGTACCTCCTCGAGAAGAAACGTGACCAGCGTCTCGCCACCGTCCGAGCGGCCCGCCGTGAGTCGGTGGCCGCCGACCTCGAGTCACGACTGGACCAGGTCGCCCGTGAGGTCCATGCACTCGAGCGGTCACCGTCGGCCGCACTTGCCGACGACGTAACTGGTGGCGGTGAGCACGGTCCTGATGGTGAGGCGCTCTGTCGATTTACGGTCCTGGCTCACGCAGACGACGAGGGCGTGATTGGATCGGTGCTCGACGACGTCGCGGCGATTGACGGCCTCGAAGTCAGGTTCACGGGGCCGTGGCCGCCGTATACGTTCGCACCGGCGTTAGGAGACGCGGACAATGGAGGGGGGCCAACGCCATGA
- a CDS encoding gas vesicle protein K: protein MTTIDVGDGDDARQGLLTLVVTVVELLLGALEREAVRRMDSGNLTDEEIARLGEQLARIEAEIDQLKRDEGIEDDVENLRGDLDGLVDDAIQQLQGEPTATHQPGYSVFGGGDE from the coding sequence ATGACGACGATCGACGTCGGCGACGGCGACGACGCCCGCCAGGGACTGCTCACGCTCGTCGTCACCGTCGTCGAACTCCTGTTGGGTGCACTCGAGCGCGAAGCGGTCCGCCGGATGGACTCCGGGAACCTCACGGACGAAGAGATCGCCCGTCTCGGCGAGCAACTGGCCCGGATCGAAGCAGAGATCGACCAGCTCAAACGCGACGAGGGGATCGAAGACGACGTCGAAAACCTGCGTGGGGACCTGGACGGGCTGGTCGACGACGCCATTCAGCAGCTCCAGGGCGAGCCGACAGCGACCCACCAACCTGGCTACTCCGTGTTCGGAGGTGGAGACGAGTGA
- the gvpO gene encoding gas vesicle protein GvpO, halophile-type — MLLDKGIVINADIAVSIGDTQLLGVQVRAAIASFETAAKYGLEFPEGTDMRRVAEAAGDPELAEMERPNPAIDPTRGVNVTAEREADDGSDGEDESGSESGETEAEAGGDGGILGGGTRRGTERLGARPNPDVLTDGEMNLLDDSEVGGIGDSFPGVGAEDGESDGSDDEPDQCIALTASGERCSRSTNEDGFCHQHDESDETVDDEEIVPEGGQE, encoded by the coding sequence ATGCTACTGGACAAGGGCATCGTCATCAACGCCGACATCGCCGTCTCCATCGGCGATACGCAACTGCTCGGCGTACAGGTCCGTGCGGCGATCGCCTCCTTCGAGACTGCCGCGAAGTACGGCCTCGAGTTCCCCGAAGGGACTGACATGCGACGGGTCGCCGAGGCTGCAGGCGATCCCGAGCTCGCGGAGATGGAGCGACCGAACCCGGCGATCGATCCGACCCGTGGCGTCAACGTGACTGCCGAGCGCGAGGCCGACGACGGGAGCGATGGCGAGGACGAAAGTGGATCGGAATCCGGCGAGACGGAAGCCGAAGCTGGGGGCGACGGCGGCATCCTCGGTGGCGGAACCAGACGCGGAACCGAACGCCTCGGGGCCCGTCCGAATCCGGACGTTCTCACGGACGGCGAGATGAACCTGCTCGACGACTCCGAGGTAGGCGGGATCGGCGACTCGTTCCCCGGCGTCGGTGCCGAAGACGGTGAGAGCGACGGCTCCGACGACGAGCCCGACCAGTGTATTGCCCTGACCGCGAGCGGCGAACGGTGCTCCCGGTCCACCAACGAGGACGGCTTCTGCCACCAACACGACGAGAGCGACGAGACTGTCGACGACGAGGAGATCGTTCCCGAGGGGGGGCAAGAATGA
- the gvpH gene encoding gas vesicle protein GvpH, which produces MSDDEPEQPDDPEQPDDTVGNAGDGDSRIADDRDWLSSLLSALQSLEDGTLSGRRRSGRTAIDYDISIGSGEDILDGSRFGGDPFADAKKSGRPGDGGRKRPRTGRYRPFGPSSEHRLTTREYEDELLVIVDVSGVDPDDVTVGFDGPAAVVGVSGHELERVDVPWPHRTAEATIKNAVLTVRIERETPADGGAVDE; this is translated from the coding sequence ATGTCCGACGACGAACCCGAGCAACCGGACGACCCAGAACAACCCGACGACACAGTCGGCAACGCTGGAGATGGCGACTCGCGGATCGCCGACGACCGAGACTGGCTCTCGAGCCTGCTGTCGGCGCTCCAGTCGCTCGAGGACGGCACGCTCTCGGGGCGGCGACGCTCCGGTCGGACGGCGATCGACTACGACATCTCGATCGGCTCCGGCGAGGACATCCTCGACGGCTCGCGCTTCGGTGGCGACCCGTTTGCCGACGCAAAAAAGTCGGGTCGGCCCGGCGACGGAGGGCGCAAACGGCCTCGAACCGGACGGTACCGACCGTTCGGCCCGTCGAGCGAGCATCGACTGACGACCCGGGAGTACGAGGACGAACTGCTGGTGATCGTCGACGTTTCCGGCGTCGACCCGGACGACGTCACCGTCGGCTTCGACGGGCCCGCAGCCGTCGTCGGCGTCTCCGGACACGAACTCGAGCGCGTCGACGTCCCGTGGCCCCATCGAACGGCCGAGGCGACGATCAAAAACGCCGTGCTCACGGTGCGGATCGAGCGCGAGACGCCAGCCGACGGGGGTGCTGTCGATGAGTGA
- the gvpF gene encoding gas vesicle protein GvpF yields the protein MFILDDLLFRPFVGIVDTLHTMALDELYDVEALQDDLKENQLLYELGERPEAEYRERKAELEDELEIARDVHERLTSGRVEVKR from the coding sequence ATGTTCATCCTCGACGACCTCCTGTTTCGGCCGTTCGTCGGCATCGTCGATACGCTCCACACCATGGCGCTCGACGAACTGTACGACGTCGAAGCGCTCCAGGACGACCTCAAGGAGAATCAGTTGCTGTACGAACTCGGCGAACGCCCCGAAGCGGAGTACCGTGAGCGCAAAGCCGAACTCGAGGACGAACTCGAAATCGCCCGTGACGTCCACGAACGGCTCACGAGCGGCCGCGTCGAGGTGAAACGATAA
- a CDS encoding GvpL/GvpF family gas vesicle protein, whose product MNNRYVYGIVDRSPIEFEADAVRDAEYVYTISHRRLGAVVSDVDTTDPEETDEDARRHDEVLREVMDHDGGRAVVPMQFGMAFETDRSLKNVLRGARPAFRRALNDVEGRIELGLKVVRDEGEGVDDEAIEADVADALEPIAAQSVPNDLFSDRLVLNRSYLVDRDDREPFDEAVTDLEDDHDDLTFRYTGPFAPYSFVDVTIGAQR is encoded by the coding sequence ATGAACAACCGCTACGTCTATGGCATCGTCGACCGCAGTCCGATCGAGTTCGAGGCCGACGCCGTCCGCGACGCCGAGTACGTGTACACGATCTCTCACCGGCGGCTCGGTGCCGTCGTCTCCGACGTGGATACGACCGATCCCGAAGAGACCGACGAGGATGCCAGACGCCACGACGAGGTACTGCGCGAGGTCATGGACCACGACGGTGGCCGCGCGGTCGTTCCGATGCAGTTCGGTATGGCCTTCGAGACGGATCGATCGTTGAAGAACGTCCTTCGCGGGGCCAGACCCGCGTTCCGACGTGCGCTGAACGACGTCGAGGGCCGAATCGAACTCGGACTCAAGGTGGTCCGGGACGAGGGCGAGGGCGTCGACGACGAGGCCATCGAAGCAGACGTCGCCGACGCGCTCGAGCCGATCGCGGCCCAGTCGGTTCCCAACGATCTGTTCAGCGACCGGCTGGTGCTCAATCGGTCCTATCTGGTCGACCGGGACGACCGCGAGCCGTTCGACGAGGCCGTCACCGACCTCGAGGACGACCACGACGACCTCACGTTCCGTTATACTGGCCCGTTCGCACCGTACAGCTTCGTCGACGTCACAATTGGAGCCCAACGATAA
- a CDS encoding SPW repeat domain-containing protein: MSESDSRERTDPMAQRAAGLAGGLGALVLVSGVFFTGTGLIVVNNVVVGAVIATAAAYTAAVPDGGPLPSLVGPIVVLVAGAWVVASPFVYGIGGPLFWSSVVLGALVIVLAGASAYGSLGVSKRTATGA; the protein is encoded by the coding sequence ATGAGCGAGAGCGACTCGCGCGAGCGAACCGATCCGATGGCACAGCGGGCTGCTGGACTGGCCGGAGGGCTCGGTGCACTGGTGCTGGTCTCGGGCGTCTTCTTCACCGGAACCGGACTCATCGTCGTGAACAACGTCGTCGTCGGTGCCGTGATCGCGACGGCCGCCGCGTACACCGCTGCGGTTCCTGATGGAGGGCCACTCCCGAGTCTGGTCGGACCAATCGTCGTGTTGGTCGCCGGCGCGTGGGTCGTCGCCTCGCCGTTCGTCTACGGAATCGGCGGGCCATTGTTCTGGAGTTCGGTCGTGCTGGGTGCGCTGGTGATCGTTCTCGCTGGTGCGAGCGCGTACGGAAGCCTGGGCGTCTCGAAGCGGACGGCAACGGGGGCCTGA
- the gvpA gene encoding gas vesicle protein GvpA, translated as MAQPQRRPDSSSLAEVLDRILDKGVVIDVWARISVVGIELLTIEARVVVASVDTFLHYAEEIAKIEQATAEGELEELEELEVERRPESSPQSAE; from the coding sequence ATGGCACAACCACAGCGACGTCCAGACTCCTCGAGCCTCGCGGAGGTACTGGACCGCATCCTCGACAAAGGCGTCGTCATCGACGTCTGGGCACGCATCTCCGTCGTCGGGATCGAGTTGCTGACGATCGAAGCGCGCGTCGTCGTCGCCTCGGTCGACACCTTCCTGCACTACGCGGAGGAGATCGCAAAAATTGAGCAAGCGACCGCGGAGGGCGAACTCGAGGAGCTCGAGGAACTCGAGGTCGAGCGACGGCCCGAATCGTCGCCCCAGTCCGCGGAGTAA
- the gvpO gene encoding gas vesicle protein GvpO, halophile-type encodes MAEVDTNDARDQCRALTEGGKRCSRPATEDGFCHHHDESDSTVSDSQSMDDAQTQKQSSDAESESEGDESRSRQLEGTEMTAEERTDPGSVDTEDVDADEEIAGVLAIRQTVQSTAGDLIGREFDAVSEIAPTDDGWRAIVEVVERRSVPDTQDIIGRYEIELDEGATIHGYRRLDRYRRGDTAQFE; translated from the coding sequence ATGGCCGAAGTCGACACGAACGACGCAAGGGACCAGTGCCGAGCGCTCACCGAAGGCGGGAAGCGCTGTTCACGGCCAGCGACCGAGGACGGCTTCTGCCACCACCACGACGAGAGTGATTCAACCGTGAGTGACAGTCAGTCAATGGACGACGCACAGACACAGAAGCAATCGAGCGACGCCGAAAGCGAATCGGAGGGCGACGAGAGTCGAAGTCGCCAGCTCGAAGGCACCGAGATGACCGCCGAAGAGCGAACCGATCCCGGCTCGGTCGACACCGAAGACGTCGACGCAGACGAGGAGATCGCAGGTGTTCTGGCTATTCGCCAGACGGTCCAGTCGACCGCCGGAGACCTCATCGGCAGAGAGTTCGACGCCGTCAGCGAGATCGCACCGACTGACGACGGCTGGCGCGCGATCGTCGAGGTTGTCGAGCGCCGATCCGTCCCCGACACCCAGGACATCATCGGCCGCTACGAGATCGAACTCGACGAGGGCGCGACCATCCACGGCTACCGCCGGCTCGACCGCTACCGGCGCGGCGACACCGCCCAGTTCGAGTGA